In Streptomyces sp. NBC_00433, a single genomic region encodes these proteins:
- a CDS encoding phenazine biosynthesis protein, whose amino-acid sequence MAEFAEDIELRRRHRAVVEDYLSRQGENRLTRYLLFTEDGSAGLYTGDTVEPIVSRGHEKLKAHGEWSLRMFPDWVWYNIEVFETQDPNRFWAECDGEGGIHYPSYPPGLYRNHFIHSFDLADGRIVTQREFMNPFNQLRALGIEIPVINRGGIPT is encoded by the coding sequence ATGGCTGAATTCGCCGAGGATATCGAGTTACGGCGCCGGCACCGTGCGGTGGTCGAGGACTATCTGAGCAGGCAGGGCGAGAATCGGCTCACCCGCTACCTGCTGTTCACCGAGGACGGCAGTGCCGGTTTGTATACGGGTGACACCGTCGAGCCGATCGTGTCGCGCGGGCACGAGAAGCTCAAGGCGCACGGCGAGTGGTCGCTGCGGATGTTTCCCGACTGGGTCTGGTACAACATTGAAGTATTCGAGACCCAGGATCCGAACCGATTCTGGGCGGAATGCGACGGCGAGGGCGGCATTCATTACCCGTCGTATCCGCCTGGGCTGTACAGGAATCACTTCATTCACTCGTTCGACCTCGCCGACGGCAGGATCGTGACGCAGCGCGAGTTCATGAACCCTTTCAATCAGCTGCGGGCGCTGGGCATCGAGATTCCGGTCATCAACCGGGGCGGCATCCCCACCTGA
- a CDS encoding acetylserotonin O-methyltransferase: protein MKIDLKAAQEAVELITGGWRAQCLHTALKLGIPDHLAAGLTTDAQLAEATGARQEGVHRLMRLLVAMGVFDGDGQAGYRNTAVSGVLLDEPDSLRNMCLLYGEEFYTAWGHAHEAISTGTAGFQLAYGEPLYRYLSHEDDVNERFQLAMKAGNLFFDYVPEVVDFTGRTFADIGGGIGQLTAAILAAVPDARGTLLDREHVVPVAAENLAASVGLDRVELVGGDMFEAVPQGKDVYLLCRVLAGWSDDAVVGLFENCRRAMAGSSSRLVILERVVVDEDSTVLPALWDLHLLMTNGGRHRTLATFTALLDRAGLDVERVAELPAETTALIAAAR, encoded by the coding sequence GTGAAGATCGACCTGAAAGCCGCGCAGGAGGCAGTCGAGCTGATCACCGGCGGCTGGCGCGCGCAATGCCTGCACACCGCGCTCAAGCTGGGGATACCCGACCACCTCGCGGCCGGCCTGACCACCGACGCCCAGCTCGCCGAGGCCACCGGGGCCCGCCAGGAGGGTGTGCACCGCCTGATGCGGCTGCTGGTCGCGATGGGCGTCTTCGACGGCGACGGGCAGGCCGGCTACCGCAACACGGCGGTGAGCGGCGTGCTGCTCGACGAGCCCGACTCGCTGCGGAACATGTGCCTCCTCTACGGCGAGGAGTTCTACACCGCGTGGGGCCACGCACACGAGGCCATCAGCACGGGCACCGCGGGATTCCAGCTCGCCTACGGCGAGCCGCTCTACCGCTACCTGAGCCACGAGGACGACGTGAACGAGCGGTTCCAGCTCGCCATGAAGGCCGGCAACCTCTTCTTCGACTACGTCCCCGAGGTCGTCGACTTCACCGGCAGGACCTTCGCCGACATCGGCGGCGGCATCGGCCAGCTCACCGCCGCGATCCTGGCCGCCGTGCCCGACGCCCGCGGCACCCTGCTCGACCGCGAGCACGTGGTGCCGGTCGCGGCGGAGAACCTCGCCGCCTCGGTGGGCCTGGACCGCGTCGAGCTGGTCGGCGGGGACATGTTCGAGGCGGTGCCGCAGGGCAAGGACGTCTACCTGCTGTGCCGGGTGCTCGCGGGGTGGAGCGACGACGCGGTCGTCGGCCTCTTCGAGAACTGCCGCAGGGCCATGGCCGGCTCCTCCTCGCGGCTGGTCATCCTGGAGCGGGTCGTCGTGGACGAGGACTCCACGGTGCTGCCCGCCCTGTGGGACCTGCACCTGCTGATGACCAACGGCGGGCGGCACCGCACCCTGGCGACCTTCACCGCGCTGCTCGACCGGGCCGGCCTCGACGTGGAGCGCGTCGCCGAACTGCCCGCGGAGACCACCGCGCTGATCGCCGCGGCCCGGTGA
- a CDS encoding SAM-dependent methyltransferase, which translates to MSLDAVGRTALVTAAMRAAETARADAIHRDPYAGALAGDLGPALLAELLAATPGGSGGSGGSGRRAVNAIRTRFFDHCLRAAVREPGMRQVVVAGAGMDSRAYRMAWPDGVRYFEVDRPPVLDYKRQRLAAEQPKADRRTVPVDLASPSWPDALTDAGYRPDRPSAWLLEGLLFYLPETGVHRVLDQVAGLSAPGSRIAADLVNAAALTMPRQRALLDVFAGWGCPWLFGCDEPEELFERHGFKAAVTQPGEPGADFGRWPDPVPPRDQAGDVYRVFLVTGRRHG; encoded by the coding sequence GTGAGTCTGGACGCCGTCGGCCGCACCGCCCTGGTCACCGCCGCGATGCGGGCCGCCGAGACCGCCAGGGCCGACGCGATCCACCGCGACCCCTACGCCGGCGCCCTCGCGGGCGACCTCGGTCCCGCGCTGCTGGCCGAGCTGCTGGCCGCGACGCCGGGCGGCTCCGGGGGGTCCGGCGGCTCCGGCAGGCGGGCCGTCAACGCCATCCGCACCCGCTTCTTCGACCACTGCCTGCGCGCCGCCGTGCGGGAGCCCGGCATGCGCCAGGTCGTGGTCGCCGGCGCGGGCATGGACTCCCGCGCCTACCGCATGGCCTGGCCCGACGGCGTCCGCTACTTCGAGGTCGACCGGCCGCCCGTCCTGGACTACAAGCGGCAGCGGCTGGCCGCCGAGCAGCCGAAGGCCGACCGCCGCACGGTCCCGGTGGACCTCGCCTCGCCGTCCTGGCCGGACGCCCTGACCGACGCCGGCTACCGGCCCGACCGGCCGTCGGCCTGGCTGCTCGAAGGCCTGCTCTTCTACCTCCCCGAGACCGGCGTGCACCGGGTGCTCGACCAGGTCGCCGGGTTGTCCGCCCCCGGCAGCCGGATCGCCGCCGACCTGGTGAACGCGGCCGCGCTGACCATGCCGCGGCAGCGCGCGCTGCTCGACGTCTTCGCGGGCTGGGGGTGCCCGTGGCTCTTCGGCTGCGACGAGCCCGAGGAGCTGTTCGAGCGGCACGGCTTCAAGGCCGCTGTGACGCAGCCCGGCGAGCCGGGCGCCGACTTCGGCCGCTGGCCCGACCCGGTCCCGCCGCGGGACCAGGCGGGCGACGTCTACCGGGTCTTCCTCGTCACGGGCCGGCGGCACGGCTGA
- the corA gene encoding magnesium/cobalt transporter CorA, with protein sequence MTGRQRSGGGTGEPDRDPDRTAAGEPGGGVVVDCAVYADGLRRGTLPPHDALEAARARDGGFVWIGLHEPGPEDLEEVADVFGLHPLAVEDAVHAHQRPKLEQYGDTLFMVLKTIVFVEHQELTATSEVVDTGEIMIFLGADFVVVVRHGSAPGLTHVRRALEDRPDMLAQGPAVVLHAIADRVVDDYLDVADAVELDVEQLEADMFSARRADDAGRIYQLKRELLEFKRAVLPLTRPLQRLAEQQLPAIPAPVGKYFADVSDHLTQVRERLTTAGELIDGLLAANLARVGVQQNTDMRRISAVAAILAIPTLIAAIYGMNFEHMPELHWVFGYPLMLSVTTAISYTVYRAFRRNGWL encoded by the coding sequence ATGACGGGGCGACAGCGGTCCGGGGGCGGCACCGGCGAACCTGACCGGGACCCCGACCGGACCGCGGCCGGGGAGCCCGGTGGCGGCGTGGTGGTCGACTGCGCCGTCTACGCGGACGGGCTGCGCCGGGGCACACTGCCGCCGCACGACGCCCTGGAGGCGGCCCGCGCGCGGGACGGCGGCTTCGTGTGGATCGGGCTGCACGAGCCGGGCCCCGAGGACCTGGAGGAGGTCGCCGACGTCTTCGGCCTGCACCCGCTGGCCGTCGAGGACGCCGTGCACGCGCACCAGCGGCCCAAGCTGGAGCAGTACGGCGACACCCTCTTCATGGTGCTCAAGACCATCGTCTTCGTGGAGCACCAGGAGCTGACCGCCACCAGCGAGGTGGTCGACACCGGGGAGATCATGATCTTCCTCGGGGCGGATTTCGTCGTCGTCGTCCGGCACGGCAGCGCCCCCGGCCTCACCCACGTGCGCCGCGCCCTGGAGGACCGGCCGGACATGCTCGCGCAAGGCCCCGCCGTGGTCCTGCACGCCATCGCCGACCGGGTCGTGGACGACTACCTCGACGTCGCCGACGCCGTCGAACTCGACGTGGAGCAGCTGGAGGCCGACATGTTCTCCGCCCGCCGCGCCGACGACGCGGGACGCATCTACCAGCTCAAACGCGAGCTGCTGGAATTCAAGCGGGCCGTGCTCCCCCTCACCCGGCCGCTGCAGCGGCTCGCCGAGCAGCAGCTGCCCGCCATCCCGGCGCCGGTGGGCAAATACTTCGCCGACGTCTCCGACCACCTCACCCAGGTCCGCGAGCGCCTCACCACGGCCGGCGAACTCATCGACGGCCTGCTCGCCGCCAACCTCGCCCGGGTCGGCGTGCAGCAGAACACCGACATGCGGCGGATCAGCGCCGTCGCCGCCATCCTGGCGATCCCCACCCTGATCGCCGCCATCTACGGCATGAACTTCGAGCACATGCCCGAGCTGCACTGGGTCTTCGGCTATCCGCTGATGCTCTCCGTCACCACGGCCATCTCCTACACCGTCTACCGCGCCTTCCGCCGCAACGGCTGGCTCTGA
- a CDS encoding ATP-binding cassette domain-containing protein, whose translation MTTPTTPTTPTTPPARELAIAATGLRKAYGDKTVLDGIDLAVPAGTVFSLLGPNGAGKTTAVQILTTLIGADAGELRVGGHDLATAPDAVRATIGVTGQFSAVDNLITGEENMLLMADLHHLGRREGRRVTAELLERFDLAEAARKPASTYSGGMRRRLDIAMTLVGEPRVIFLDEPTTGLDPRSRHTMWGIIRELVAGGVTVFLTTQYLDEADELADRIAVLHGGRIVAQGTAEELKRLVPGGHVRLRFTDPAAYESAAAALRDAVRDDGALSLQIPSNGSQRELRAVLDWLDAAEVEADELTVHTPDLDDVFFALTGSATAESTAPAARTAADDTADSTAAAKETVR comes from the coding sequence ATGACGACACCGACCACACCGACCACACCGACGACACCCCCCGCCCGGGAACTCGCCATCGCGGCCACCGGGCTGCGCAAGGCCTACGGCGACAAGACCGTCCTCGACGGCATCGACCTGGCCGTGCCGGCCGGCACGGTCTTCTCGCTGCTCGGCCCCAACGGCGCAGGCAAGACCACCGCCGTCCAGATCCTCACCACCCTCATCGGCGCCGACGCGGGCGAGCTGCGCGTCGGCGGCCACGACCTGGCCACCGCGCCGGACGCCGTGCGGGCCACGATCGGCGTCACCGGGCAGTTCTCGGCGGTGGACAACCTGATCACCGGCGAGGAGAACATGCTCCTCATGGCGGACCTGCACCACCTGGGCCGCCGCGAGGGCCGCCGGGTCACCGCCGAGCTGCTGGAGCGCTTCGACCTCGCCGAGGCGGCGCGCAAGCCCGCCTCCACCTACTCCGGCGGCATGCGGCGGCGGCTCGACATCGCCATGACGCTGGTGGGCGAGCCGCGCGTGATCTTCCTCGACGAGCCGACCACCGGGCTCGACCCGCGCAGCCGCCACACCATGTGGGGCATCATCCGCGAGCTGGTGGCCGGCGGCGTCACCGTCTTCCTCACCACGCAGTACCTGGACGAGGCCGACGAGCTGGCCGACCGGATCGCGGTGCTGCACGGCGGCAGGATCGTCGCCCAGGGCACGGCCGAGGAGCTGAAGCGGCTCGTGCCCGGCGGCCACGTGCGGCTGCGGTTCACCGACCCGGCGGCCTACGAGTCCGCCGCCGCCGCGCTGCGCGACGCCGTACGCGACGACGGCGCCCTGTCCCTGCAGATCCCCAGCAACGGCAGCCAGCGCGAGCTGCGCGCCGTACTCGACTGGCTCGACGCGGCCGAGGTCGAGGCCGACGAGCTGACCGTGCACACCCCGGACCTGGACGACGTCTTCTTCGCCCTCACCGGCAGCGCCACCGCCGAGAGCACCGCCCCCGCCGCCCGTACCGCCGCCGACGACACCGCCGACAGCACCGCCGCCGCCAAGGAGACCGTCCGATGA
- a CDS encoding ABC transporter permease, with the protein MSPSLSLTVRDSSTMLRRNLLHARRYPSLTLQLLLTPVVLLLIFVFVFGDVMSAGLGGHADRSAYIAYVVPGILMMTIGGASLGTAVSVCTDMTEGIIARFRTMAISRGSVLFGHVAGGVLQVMISVVLVVGVALAIGFRTDATPLEWLAAVGLTALVGLALTWLAVGIGLSSPNAEGASNTGLPLMVLPLLGSAFVPVDSMPGWFRWFAEYQPFSPFIETLRGLLLGDAIGGNGWLALGWAVAITVLGWMWSTSLFNRDPSSR; encoded by the coding sequence ATGAGCCCGTCCCTGTCCCTCACCGTCCGCGACTCGTCCACGATGCTGCGGCGCAACCTGCTGCACGCCCGCCGCTACCCGTCGCTGACCCTCCAGCTGCTGCTCACCCCGGTCGTGCTGCTGCTGATCTTCGTCTTCGTCTTCGGCGACGTGATGAGCGCCGGCCTCGGCGGGCACGCCGACCGGTCGGCGTACATCGCCTACGTGGTGCCCGGGATCCTGATGATGACCATCGGCGGCGCCTCGCTCGGCACCGCGGTGTCGGTGTGCACCGACATGACGGAGGGCATCATCGCCCGCTTCCGCACCATGGCGATCTCGCGCGGCTCGGTGCTCTTCGGGCACGTCGCCGGCGGGGTGCTCCAGGTGATGATCAGCGTGGTGCTCGTCGTCGGCGTCGCGCTGGCCATCGGGTTCCGCACGGACGCCACCCCGCTGGAGTGGCTCGCGGCCGTCGGCCTGACGGCGCTGGTCGGCCTGGCGCTGACCTGGCTCGCGGTCGGCATCGGCCTGTCCTCGCCGAATGCCGAGGGCGCCAGCAACACCGGGCTGCCGCTGATGGTGCTGCCGCTGCTGGGCAGCGCCTTCGTCCCCGTCGACTCGATGCCGGGCTGGTTCCGCTGGTTCGCCGAATACCAGCCCTTCTCGCCCTTCATCGAGACCCTGCGCGGCCTGCTGCTCGGCGACGCGATCGGCGGGAACGGCTGGCTGGCGCTCGGTTGGGCCGTCGCGATCACCGTCCTCGGCTGGATGTGGTCGACGTCGCTCTTCAACCGCGACCCGTCGAGCCGATGA
- a CDS encoding AfsR/SARP family transcriptional regulator encodes MSTELTLLSGVGYRGREITAPRLRGLLALLAGDLRTGCSTGRLVEGLWADDLPDRPGKAVQVLVARVRSQLGADLVVTTPTGYRLALDEEQVDSSALLLREAGAAERHRAGDHAAALAEAEAGLALWDGGVGAAADEDLDDPVVALRRERAAAHRSLGRVRALALARTGRRDEAAALLAGIADEHPRDEEVLAELLRCEARTAGPAAALTRYDTYRRALRDELGTDPGAGLKAVHRELLSGTAPVVRHGVLHDPNPLVGRDADVAAVAGLLASSRVVSVVGPGGLGKTRLAHAVSREATQRVVHFVALAGVLADEDVVGEVASAIGAGAAGTAAGIAASLGPGPALLVLDNCEQVVGGVAALVRELVSLSKDLRVLATSRAPLGLTSEAVHQLPALSEATSVELFVQRARAARPGLELPERAVAELCRHLDGLPLAVELAAARVRVLSVPEIARRLQDRFSLLSGGVRDVPERHRTLHAVVEWSWNLLAPDGQAALRTLSVFPGGFTADAADHVLADGLDGLPLLEQLADQSLVTAVETEAGLRFRMLESVREFSAARLAASGEQEAVTGRFLHWARDFGCANHDVLFRTDPLSSWGRVRAEQDNLVVALRHALARGDDDATAAVAAVLATIWSTGSSYARLVNLAADTGHPLSHYRPGPAYVEVTRTVSVVCTASLFMGLGPRALRALVTLRRLPPAPPDTMVRALSLVLCAFPEIRPPHYAALRELCASREPLLAGIAECVASYVWEYEYDIDAALESARRMLVCLEPLRHPSMRMLSHARISELCLRTAQGEDAYRHLLAAMAALELLGDRSDSMSIRSALALACLQRGEVGEAEHWLALAESDRTAEQAGVFSTDGGARAEIALARGLTETGLRLWRDAVERLGSGRPLPPGADAYSDPYGDPYGDPYIGPWALQIRAVAVIAHAQHRRLEPVAELVDQLRRRLPELFTAATPGGEVPAPPAEFPACGTALLALGMARLAAGDTSAVRLVALSERLGVARDFQPTMSSAHTREAAEEADRAAYADAVSEYAALRRSELPAVALGLIGSTGRG; translated from the coding sequence ATGAGCACCGAGCTGACCTTGTTGTCGGGCGTGGGATACCGCGGGCGGGAGATCACCGCGCCGCGGCTGAGGGGTCTGCTCGCGCTGCTCGCGGGGGACTTGCGGACCGGGTGCAGCACCGGGCGGCTCGTCGAGGGGCTGTGGGCCGACGACTTGCCGGACCGGCCGGGGAAGGCCGTCCAGGTGCTGGTCGCCAGGGTCAGGTCCCAGCTGGGGGCCGACCTGGTGGTGACGACCCCGACCGGCTACCGGCTGGCGCTGGACGAGGAGCAGGTGGACAGCTCCGCGCTGCTGCTGCGCGAGGCGGGGGCCGCGGAGCGGCACCGGGCGGGGGACCACGCGGCGGCGCTGGCCGAGGCCGAGGCCGGGCTGGCCCTGTGGGACGGCGGGGTGGGGGCCGCGGCCGACGAGGACCTGGACGATCCGGTGGTGGCCCTGCGGAGGGAGCGGGCCGCGGCGCACCGGTCGCTCGGGCGGGTGCGGGCGCTCGCGCTGGCGCGGACGGGGCGGCGGGACGAGGCCGCCGCGCTGCTGGCCGGGATCGCCGACGAACACCCCAGGGACGAGGAGGTGCTGGCGGAGCTGCTGCGCTGCGAGGCGCGGACGGCGGGCCCCGCGGCCGCGTTGACGCGCTACGACACCTACCGCCGGGCACTGCGCGACGAGTTGGGGACCGACCCGGGGGCCGGGCTCAAGGCGGTGCACAGGGAACTGCTGAGCGGCACCGCGCCGGTGGTGCGGCACGGGGTGCTGCACGATCCGAATCCGCTGGTGGGGCGAGACGCCGATGTCGCCGCGGTGGCGGGGCTGCTGGCCTCCTCCCGGGTGGTGTCCGTCGTCGGGCCCGGCGGGCTCGGCAAGACGCGGCTGGCGCATGCCGTCAGCCGCGAGGCCACCCAGCGGGTGGTGCACTTCGTGGCCCTCGCGGGCGTCCTGGCCGACGAGGACGTGGTGGGCGAGGTGGCCTCGGCCATCGGCGCGGGCGCCGCGGGCACGGCCGCGGGCATCGCCGCGAGCCTCGGGCCGGGTCCCGCGCTGCTGGTGCTGGACAACTGCGAGCAGGTCGTCGGCGGCGTCGCCGCGCTCGTACGGGAACTGGTGTCGCTGTCGAAGGACCTGCGGGTGCTGGCGACCAGCAGGGCCCCGCTGGGCCTGACCTCGGAGGCCGTCCACCAGCTTCCGGCGCTGAGCGAGGCGACGTCGGTGGAGCTGTTCGTGCAGCGGGCGCGGGCCGCGCGGCCCGGACTTGAGCTGCCCGAGCGGGCGGTGGCGGAGCTGTGCCGCCATCTGGACGGGCTGCCGCTGGCGGTGGAGCTGGCGGCGGCCCGGGTGCGGGTGCTGTCCGTGCCGGAGATCGCCCGCCGCCTCCAGGACCGCTTCTCGCTGCTGAGCGGCGGTGTCCGCGACGTGCCGGAGCGGCACCGCACCCTGCACGCCGTGGTGGAGTGGAGCTGGAATCTGCTGGCGCCGGACGGCCAGGCGGCCCTTCGTACGCTGTCGGTCTTCCCCGGCGGATTCACCGCCGACGCCGCGGACCACGTGCTGGCCGACGGGCTCGACGGGCTGCCGCTGCTCGAACAGCTCGCGGACCAGTCGCTGGTCACCGCCGTGGAGACCGAGGCGGGCCTGCGCTTCCGGATGCTGGAGAGCGTGCGGGAATTCAGCGCGGCCAGACTCGCCGCGTCCGGCGAGCAGGAGGCGGTCACCGGCCGGTTCCTCCACTGGGCGCGGGACTTCGGGTGCGCCAACCACGACGTGCTCTTCCGTACCGACCCGCTGTCCTCCTGGGGCCGGGTCCGCGCCGAGCAGGACAACCTCGTCGTGGCCCTGCGGCACGCGCTGGCCCGCGGCGACGACGACGCCACCGCCGCGGTGGCCGCGGTGCTCGCCACCATCTGGTCCACCGGCTCCAGTTACGCCCGGCTGGTCAACCTCGCCGCCGACACCGGCCACCCGCTGTCGCACTACCGTCCGGGCCCCGCCTATGTCGAGGTGACCAGGACCGTCTCCGTCGTCTGTACGGCGAGCCTCTTCATGGGCCTGGGGCCGCGGGCTCTGCGCGCGCTGGTGACCCTGCGGCGGCTGCCGCCCGCGCCGCCGGACACCATGGTCAGGGCCCTGTCGCTGGTGCTGTGCGCCTTCCCGGAGATCCGCCCGCCGCACTACGCGGCCCTGCGGGAGCTGTGCGCGAGCCGCGAGCCGCTGCTCGCGGGCATCGCCGAGTGCGTCGCCAGCTACGTGTGGGAGTACGAGTACGACATCGACGCGGCGCTGGAGTCCGCCCGCCGGATGCTGGTGTGCCTGGAGCCGCTGCGGCACCCGTCGATGCGGATGCTCAGCCACGCCCGGATCAGCGAGCTGTGCCTGCGCACCGCGCAGGGTGAGGACGCCTACCGCCACCTGCTGGCGGCCATGGCGGCGCTCGAACTGCTCGGCGACCGCTCGGACTCGATGAGCATCCGCAGCGCCCTGGCCCTGGCCTGCCTGCAGCGCGGCGAGGTCGGCGAGGCCGAGCACTGGCTGGCGCTGGCCGAGAGCGACAGGACCGCGGAGCAGGCCGGCGTCTTCAGCACCGACGGCGGAGCGCGGGCGGAGATCGCGCTGGCCCGCGGCCTCACCGAGACAGGGCTGCGGCTGTGGCGCGACGCGGTCGAGCGGCTGGGCTCGGGGCGGCCGCTGCCGCCGGGCGCCGACGCGTACAGCGACCCCTACGGAGACCCCTACGGCGATCCGTACATCGGGCCGTGGGCGCTGCAGATCCGGGCGGTGGCGGTGATCGCCCACGCGCAGCACCGCCGGCTGGAGCCGGTCGCGGAGCTGGTCGACCAACTGCGGCGGCGGCTGCCGGAGTTGTTCACCGCCGCGACCCCGGGCGGAGAGGTGCCCGCGCCGCCCGCCGAATTCCCGGCGTGCGGCACGGCATTGCTGGCGCTCGGCATGGCGCGGCTGGCCGCGGGCGACACCTCGGCCGTACGGCTGGTGGCGCTGTCCGAACGCCTCGGTGTGGCGCGGGACTTCCAGCCGACGATGTCCTCGGCCCATACGCGGGAGGCCGCGGAGGAGGCCGACAGGGCGGCATATGCCGACGCGGTGTCGGAATATGCCGCCCTGAGACGTTCGGAGCTGCCCGCGGTGGCGCTCGGCCTCATCGGCTCGACGGGTCGCGGTTGA
- a CDS encoding lysozyme — protein sequence MGATAVPAAAATPTAATNHITHPELDWAGSQIALHQPASGGRLTVTPNVAGTPGLDVSGYQGNVNWASVAANGGRFAYVKATESTSYVNPYFTQQYNGSYNAGLIRGAYHFATPDTSSGAAQADYFLAHGGGWSKDGRTLPGMLDIEWNPYGATCYGLSASSMVNWILSFSNEYHARTTRWVTIYTATSWWSQCTGNTGDFSSTNPLALANYNGSPGTMPYHWPYQTIWQYADSGVFPGDQDAFNGDFSRVQALANG from the coding sequence CTGGGCGCCACCGCCGTACCGGCCGCCGCCGCCACGCCCACCGCCGCCACGAACCACATCACGCACCCCGAACTGGACTGGGCCGGCTCGCAGATCGCCCTGCACCAGCCCGCGTCCGGCGGGCGGCTGACGGTGACGCCCAACGTCGCGGGCACACCGGGCCTCGACGTCAGCGGCTACCAGGGGAACGTCAACTGGGCCTCCGTCGCGGCCAACGGCGGCCGCTTCGCCTACGTCAAGGCCACCGAGTCCACGTCCTACGTGAACCCGTACTTCACCCAGCAGTACAACGGGTCGTACAACGCGGGCCTCATCCGCGGCGCCTACCACTTCGCGACGCCCGACACCTCCTCGGGCGCCGCCCAGGCCGACTACTTCCTCGCGCACGGCGGCGGCTGGTCGAAGGACGGCAGGACGCTGCCCGGGATGCTCGACATCGAGTGGAATCCTTACGGCGCCACCTGCTACGGCCTGTCCGCGTCCTCGATGGTCAACTGGATCCTGTCGTTCAGCAACGAATACCACGCCAGGACCACCCGCTGGGTGACCATCTACACCGCGACGAGCTGGTGGAGCCAGTGCACCGGCAATACCGGCGACTTCTCCTCCACCAACCCGCTGGCGCTGGCCAACTACAACGGCAGTCCGGGCACGATGCCCTACCACTGGCCCTACCAGACGATCTGGCAGTACGCCGACAGCGGCGTCTTCCCCGGCGACCAGGACGCCTTCAACGGCGACTTCAGCCGCGTCCAGGCGCTCGCCAACGGCTGA
- a CDS encoding beta-N-acetylhexosaminidase, translated as MAGSGRHRPSRRSVLAAGTGAAAAAGLTRLSPRSASEAVARAAYAVPAALTPQQQAGQRVVFSYSGTTVPQSLLDQIASGQAAGVIFFGGNISSLAQITAAVQQLRQANLRSPNPAPLLLMTDQEGGQIRRLPGAPVLSAKQIGASADPAGGAADAGTGAGNLLRSVGMNVNLAPVLDVYRTAGDFEDQYQRSYSTDPEVVSLCGRSFITAQRATGVAATAKHFPGLGPATAAQNTDLRPVTLKTSLSQLRHLDEVPYVAALTAGVDLVMVSWAIYSELDAAHPAGLSPTVVQSELRERFTFTGVTITDAIGAGALSALGTPAQNAVTAAAAGMDLVLDASGDVAAGQAIVSSLAGALQGGVLGATGFTAALGRINALRNRLF; from the coding sequence ATGGCCGGCTCCGGCCGCCACCGCCCTTCCCGCCGCAGCGTGCTCGCGGCCGGCACCGGAGCCGCCGCGGCCGCCGGGCTCACCCGCCTGAGCCCGCGGTCCGCGAGCGAGGCCGTGGCGCGGGCCGCGTACGCCGTGCCCGCCGCGCTGACCCCGCAGCAGCAGGCCGGGCAGCGGGTCGTCTTCTCCTACTCGGGGACGACCGTCCCGCAGAGCCTGCTCGACCAGATCGCGTCGGGCCAGGCGGCCGGCGTCATCTTCTTCGGCGGCAACATCAGCAGCCTTGCCCAGATCACCGCGGCCGTCCAGCAGCTGCGGCAGGCGAATCTGCGCAGCCCGAATCCCGCGCCGCTGCTGCTGATGACCGACCAGGAGGGCGGGCAGATACGGCGGCTGCCCGGCGCCCCGGTGCTGTCCGCGAAGCAGATCGGCGCCTCGGCCGACCCGGCGGGCGGCGCGGCCGACGCGGGGACGGGCGCGGGCAACCTGCTGCGCAGCGTGGGGATGAACGTCAACCTGGCCCCGGTGCTCGACGTCTACCGCACGGCCGGCGACTTCGAGGACCAGTACCAGCGCTCGTACAGCACCGACCCCGAGGTGGTGTCGCTCTGCGGCCGCTCCTTCATCACCGCCCAGCGGGCCACCGGCGTCGCCGCCACCGCCAAGCACTTCCCGGGCCTGGGACCCGCGACGGCCGCGCAGAACACCGACCTGCGGCCGGTCACCCTGAAGACGTCGCTCTCCCAGCTGCGCCACCTGGACGAGGTCCCCTACGTCGCCGCGCTCACCGCCGGGGTCGACCTGGTGATGGTGTCCTGGGCGATCTACTCCGAGCTGGACGCCGCGCACCCGGCGGGGCTCTCCCCGACCGTGGTGCAGAGCGAGCTGCGCGAGCGCTTCACCTTCACCGGTGTGACCATCACCGACGCGATCGGGGCGGGCGCGCTGAGCGCCCTGGGCACACCGGCGCAGAACGCGGTCACCGCCGCGGCGGCCGGCATGGACCTCGTCCTCGACGCCTCCGGCGACGTCGCCGCCGGCCAGGCGATCGTCTCCTCGCTGGCCGGCGCGCTGCAAGGCGGCGTCCTGGGCGCGACGGGCTTCACCGCGGCGCTCGGCAGGATCAACGCGCTGCGCAACCGGCTGTTCTGA